In the genome of Acidimicrobiales bacterium, the window CGACGTCGAGCTCGGTCGACCACTCGCCGTGCGGCTCGAGCCGGACATTGAAGGACAAGCCGTTCTCGTCGAAGCGGACCGGAGCGATCGCCGAGATGACTGTCGCGCGCTTGAACGTCTCGCGCTCGTAGCTGAGCACCAGGCGGCCGCGTTCGACGCGCGTCGAGTAGCTGCCCTTCTTCCTGAGCGCGTCCTTGACCTCGAACAGGTCGGCGAAGTCGCAGCCCGCCTCGACGCGAATGGTCAGATCGACCGGCTGCTCGTCGTGGTTCAAGAACGTGAGCTCCTCGTGGAAACCGCCGCCGACAGCGCGGAGGCGGATTACCGAGAGCTTCGCGTCGACGTACACGGTGCCAGTCCCCGGCACAAGGAAGAAGCGCGTCTCGAAGTACTGCAGGTCGTCGACGGAGAGCGGATTCAACCGCTGGCCGTTCACCGTCAACACCCACCTCGAGAGAAACCGCGTGTCGAACGAGAAAAGCCCGGTCGGATCGGTCATCGACGCCTCGATGTCGCCCCGCGTGTCGCTGACCACGAACGTGTTCCCGTCGAGGATCTTGACGAGATCGTCGCTCATGACCGCCTCCTCGCGAAACCGGCCACGCGTCCCTTGCGCCGACCCTCCGGAGGCCCGGGAAAGAGCCGCTGGAACAACACCAGCAGCCCCACGTCGCCCTCAAGGACCAGTGCACCCCGCAGCACCGCCGCGATCGCGTTCACATCGCCGCTAACCACGCCGTCGAAGAGCCTCTTATCCGCCCGCAGGACGCAATCAGCGGCGGCGTTCCGGCGCGACACAGCGACATCGCCCTTCGTCACAGAGACGAGCCAGCG includes:
- a CDS encoding glycogen debranching N-terminal domain-containing protein, with amino-acid sequence MSDDLVKILDGNTFVVSDTRGDIEASMTDPTGLFSFDTRFLSRWVLTVNGQRLNPLSVDDLQYFETRFFLVPGTGTVYVDAKLSVIRLRAVGGGFHEELTFLNHDEQPVDLTIRVEAGCDFADLFEVKDALRKKGSYSTRVERGRLVLSYERETFKRATVISAIAPVRFDENGLSFNVRLEPHGEWSTELDV
- a CDS encoding SCP2 sterol-binding domain-containing protein; amino-acid sequence: MADPTAEFFGELGRRGHEGLLEKATGTVRVDLADGKRTERWLVSVTKGDVAVSRRNAAADCVLRADKRLFDGVVSGDVNAIAAVLRGALVLEGDVGLLVLFQRLFPGPPEGRRKGRVAGFARRRS